In Acinetobacter piscicola, a single window of DNA contains:
- a CDS encoding amino acid permease: MSNENQKSSVDSGELARSLSNRHLQLIAIGGAIGTGLFMGSGSTISKAGPSILIIYMLIGLMVFFVMRALGELLLSNLKYKSFIDLSTDLIGPWAGYFVGWTYWLCWVTIGIADLSAIIYYLEFFNNGASFTPLGGLLISTVAILFVLGLNLLTVRLFGEMEFWFAMVKITAIIVLIAVGLWMVFTGFTSESGAVASISNLWSHGGIFPKGLDGFLAGFQIAIFAFVGVELVGTTAAETQDPKRNLPKAINSIPIRIIIFYVLALFVVMCVTPWDQINPKVSPFVNIFSQAGIASAAIIMNLVVLSSVMSSMNSGVFSTSRMLFGLSTDQQAPKLFGKLSKSSVPAKALIFSSICIFLGAFVQYVYKVQTGTNDEVTAFTLATTLSTILFICVWIIIMWSYINYRRNKPELHAQSTFKLPGGVFTCVVVILFFLATVYFLALDETTLEALKVSPIWLIILAIGYFVFYKKK, from the coding sequence ATGTCTAATGAAAATCAAAAGTCTTCTGTAGATTCAGGAGAATTGGCAAGAAGTTTATCGAATCGACATCTACAGTTAATTGCGATTGGTGGTGCGATTGGAACAGGACTGTTCATGGGGTCAGGCTCTACGATTAGTAAAGCTGGACCCTCGATATTAATTATTTATATGTTGATTGGTTTGATGGTGTTCTTCGTCATGCGTGCGCTTGGTGAATTATTATTGTCAAACTTAAAATATAAGTCATTTATTGATTTATCCACCGATTTAATTGGTCCTTGGGCAGGCTATTTTGTTGGATGGACCTATTGGCTATGTTGGGTCACGATTGGAATCGCAGATTTATCTGCCATTATTTACTATTTAGAGTTTTTTAATAATGGGGCATCCTTTACGCCATTAGGAGGGCTTTTAATTAGTACGGTTGCCATACTGTTTGTACTTGGTCTGAACTTGCTCACTGTACGACTGTTTGGTGAAATGGAGTTTTGGTTTGCCATGGTTAAAATTACAGCCATCATTGTGTTGATTGCTGTCGGTTTATGGATGGTCTTTACTGGGTTTACGAGCGAATCAGGTGCCGTGGCAAGTATCTCCAATCTTTGGTCACATGGGGGGATTTTCCCGAAAGGTTTAGATGGATTTTTGGCAGGTTTTCAAATCGCAATTTTTGCCTTTGTAGGTGTCGAATTGGTCGGTACAACGGCTGCTGAAACACAAGATCCTAAACGTAATTTACCTAAAGCAATTAATTCGATTCCAATCCGTATCATCATTTTCTATGTTTTAGCTTTGTTTGTCGTGATGTGTGTAACACCTTGGGATCAAATTAATCCGAAAGTGAGTCCATTTGTAAATATTTTCTCACAAGCGGGTATTGCATCTGCTGCGATTATCATGAACTTGGTAGTATTGTCATCGGTGATGTCATCCATGAACAGTGGTGTATTTTCAACCAGTCGTATGCTATTTGGTTTATCGACAGATCAACAAGCACCAAAATTATTTGGTAAATTGTCGAAATCTTCTGTGCCTGCAAAAGCATTGATTTTTTCATCGATCTGTATCTTTTTAGGTGCATTTGTTCAATATGTGTATAAGGTTCAAACAGGAACCAATGATGAAGTTACGGCGTTTACCTTAGCGACAACTTTATCAACCATTCTATTTATATGTGTATGGATTATTATTATGTGGAGTTATATTAACTACCGCAGAAATAAACCTGAACTACATGCACAATCTACATTTAAGCTGCCTGGCGGTGTGTTTACATGTGTGGTTGTGATTTTATTTTTCTTAGCAACCGTGTATTTCCTTGCTTTAGATGAAACGACATTAGAGGCTTTAAAAGTAAGTCCAATTTGGTTAATCATTTTAGCAATTGGTTATTTTGTATTTTATAAGAAAAAATAA
- the lptM gene encoding LPS translocon maturation chaperone LptM: MYAISNKIALLSIFLLLTACGQSGELQLPNDPNYDKRAQYLLYPNTDSQATSADKKVVATLDAPAASQVTTN; this comes from the coding sequence ATGTATGCTATTTCAAATAAAATCGCTTTGCTGTCAATTTTTCTATTGTTAACAGCATGTGGTCAATCAGGTGAATTACAATTACCAAATGACCCAAATTATGACAAACGTGCGCAATATTTGCTTTACCCAAATACAGACAGTCAAGCCACTTCTGCTGACAAAAAAGTAGTCGCAACTCTCGATGCACCTGCCGCATCACAAGTGACAACCAACTAA
- the lysA gene encoding diaminopimelate decarboxylase produces MSFSRINGVLHAEQCSLDQLAQQFGTPLYVYSKATFEKHYLDMDKAFEFIDHQICFAVKSNSNLAVLNVLAKLGSGFDIVTGGELARVLAAGGDASKIVFSGLGKQEADIQKALEVGIACFNVESYAELDRIQKVAAQLGKKAPISLRVNPDVDAKTHPYISTGLKENKFGIPSDVVFETYQYAASLPNLDVVGIDCHIGSQLTETQPFVDALDRVIAMIEQLKALGINLKHIDIGGGLGVTYKDETPPTVTEYANAMRPALEKLGLKVYMEPGRSISANAGVLLTKVDLLKPTNHRNFAIIDAAMNDLIRPSLYQAWMDIQAVTPRTDVETKTWDLVGAICETGDFLGKERDLALQENDILAVMGAGAYGFVMSSNYNSRGRAAEIMVDGEQAHVIRQRETIESLWENEQLLP; encoded by the coding sequence ATGAGTTTTTCCCGCATTAATGGGGTATTGCATGCAGAGCAATGTTCTTTAGATCAGCTTGCACAGCAATTTGGCACACCGCTTTATGTTTACTCTAAAGCAACTTTTGAAAAACATTATTTAGATATGGATAAAGCTTTTGAATTTATCGATCATCAAATTTGTTTTGCGGTGAAGTCAAACTCAAATCTTGCGGTATTGAATGTACTGGCAAAACTCGGTTCAGGTTTTGATATTGTGACAGGTGGAGAGCTTGCACGTGTGTTAGCCGCAGGTGGCGATGCTTCAAAAATTGTATTCTCTGGTTTAGGTAAACAAGAAGCAGATATTCAAAAAGCCTTAGAAGTGGGCATTGCTTGTTTTAATGTTGAATCTTATGCTGAACTTGATCGAATTCAAAAAGTTGCTGCTCAACTGGGTAAAAAAGCGCCAATTTCTTTACGTGTAAACCCAGATGTGGATGCGAAAACACATCCGTATATTTCAACAGGGTTAAAAGAAAATAAATTTGGTATTCCTTCAGATGTCGTTTTTGAAACGTACCAATATGCAGCTTCTTTACCAAATCTTGATGTTGTGGGCATCGACTGTCATATTGGTTCACAGTTGACTGAAACACAACCTTTTGTTGATGCACTTGATCGTGTGATTGCCATGATTGAACAGTTGAAAGCACTTGGCATCAATCTAAAACACATCGACATTGGTGGTGGTTTAGGTGTGACCTATAAAGATGAAACACCGCCTACAGTGACTGAATATGCCAATGCAATGCGTCCTGCTTTAGAGAAACTTGGCCTAAAAGTCTATATGGAACCGGGTCGTAGTATCTCTGCCAATGCGGGTGTACTATTAACCAAAGTTGATTTACTCAAACCAACCAATCATCGTAATTTTGCAATTATTGATGCAGCAATGAATGACTTAATTCGCCCATCTTTATATCAAGCATGGATGGACATTCAAGCGGTTACACCTCGTACCGATGTTGAAACAAAAACATGGGATCTTGTCGGTGCGATTTGTGAAACGGGTGATTTCTTAGGAAAAGAGCGCGATTTAGCATTACAAGAAAATGATATTTTGGCAGTGATGGGTGCAGGGGCTTACGGCTTTGTCATGAGCTCAAACTATAATAGCCGTGGACGTGCTGCGGAAATCATGGTTGATGGTGAGCAAGCACATGTGATTCGTCAGCGTGAAACGATTGAATCACTTTGGGAAAATGAACAGTTATTGCCTTAA
- the dapF gene encoding diaminopimelate epimerase produces MILEFTKMHGLGNDFMVVDLISQRAFFDTATIRRLADRHFGVGFDQLLIVEPPDFPNVDFKYRIFNADGSEVEQCGNGVRCFARFVHERQLTNKTKFKVQTCAGIVEPEIGANGWVRVNMGYPKFLPVEIPFVAEEADALYDIDLANEQKLTIDVVNMGNPHAVTVVSDVLTADVENIGRQVESHTRFPQRVNAGFMQIIDEKHARLRVFERGVGETMACGTGACAAAVSGIRRGLLSNQVEIELAGGTLHIEWKEGDVVWMTGPTANVYEGRLDLRYFQS; encoded by the coding sequence ATGATATTAGAATTTACTAAAATGCATGGCTTGGGCAATGACTTTATGGTGGTTGACCTGATCAGCCAACGTGCTTTTTTTGATACCGCGACAATTCGTCGTTTGGCTGACCGTCATTTTGGTGTGGGCTTTGATCAATTACTGATCGTTGAACCTCCTGATTTTCCAAATGTCGATTTTAAATATCGTATTTTCAATGCGGATGGTTCTGAAGTCGAACAGTGTGGTAATGGTGTACGTTGTTTTGCGCGTTTTGTACATGAGCGTCAACTGACCAATAAAACTAAATTTAAGGTACAAACCTGCGCAGGAATTGTAGAACCTGAAATTGGTGCAAATGGTTGGGTACGTGTCAATATGGGCTATCCGAAGTTTTTACCTGTTGAAATCCCATTTGTTGCTGAAGAAGCAGATGCTTTATATGACATCGACTTAGCTAATGAGCAAAAGTTGACGATTGATGTTGTCAACATGGGAAATCCACATGCAGTCACCGTGGTTTCAGATGTTTTAACGGCTGATGTCGAAAATATTGGTCGTCAAGTTGAGTCACATACGCGTTTCCCTCAACGTGTAAATGCAGGCTTTATGCAAATCATTGATGAAAAACATGCACGTTTACGTGTCTTTGAGCGTGGTGTGGGTGAAACCATGGCATGTGGCACAGGTGCTTGTGCTGCGGCAGTTTCGGGCATACGTCGTGGTTTATTGTCTAATCAAGTGGAAATTGAGCTTGCAGGCGGTACATTGCACATTGAATGGAAAGAAGGCGATGTGGTGTGGATGACAGGTCCAACGGCAAATGTTTATGAAGGTCGTTTGGATTTACGTTATTTTCAAAGTTGA
- a CDS encoding chorismate--pyruvate lyase family protein, translating to MTVIASCRKQVFNTPEHLTTWLYAEGSLTQQLTDIASGVFKVEPTHEHFQRLTWIDSQWMQMPYQHTAWVRESLLYGCDADAWVKAKSIFPILSLQKRARLFQHIGRQPIGRFLFQRTHPACERRVLLLDDGWTRQSCYTWHGCKFIVQETFLPAFKQFLESKSLK from the coding sequence ATGACAGTGATTGCTTCCTGCCGCAAACAGGTTTTCAATACTCCTGAGCATTTAACCACATGGCTGTATGCCGAAGGTTCACTCACACAACAACTGACTGACATCGCGAGTGGTGTATTTAAAGTTGAACCGACACATGAACATTTCCAACGTTTAACATGGATTGATAGTCAATGGATGCAGATGCCGTATCAACATACAGCATGGGTACGTGAAAGCCTTTTATATGGCTGTGATGCAGATGCATGGGTCAAAGCTAAAAGTATTTTCCCGATTTTAAGCTTGCAAAAACGTGCTCGTTTATTTCAGCATATTGGGCGACAACCTATAGGTCGATTTTTATTTCAGCGTACACATCCTGCTTGTGAGCGTCGTGTATTGCTTTTAGACGATGGTTGGACACGTCAAAGTTGTTATACTTGGCATGGCTGCAAATTTATTGTGCAAGAAACTTTTTTACCTGCTTTTAAGCAATTCCTTGAAAGTAAATCGTTGAAATAA
- the ubiA gene encoding 4-hydroxybenzoate octaprenyltransferase, which produces MTTLQQTTWRDRLEAYYYLCRFDKPIGTELVFWPTMWALWIAAGGIPDLVTLTAMVLGTIFMRAAGCAINDFADRKVDAHVERTKNRPLATGVISAKEAIWVFIALVAASACTLFFLPIATFYCALAALVLAFIYPFMKRYTHLPQVVLGMAFSWGIPMSFTAMGKPLDWTCWLLYFGNLAWTVAYDTQYAITDREYDLKIGVKSTAILFGKYDIEIISLLQATAVILIGASLYLENLLFPYGLIALLVVVADFIYQWTKTNDRDPQRCFWAFRHNRWVGLIIFVGIFIALYFKN; this is translated from the coding sequence ATGACAACTCTGCAACAGACCACATGGCGTGATCGCTTAGAAGCTTATTATTATTTGTGTCGGTTTGACAAACCAATTGGTACCGAATTGGTGTTTTGGCCGACCATGTGGGCGTTATGGATTGCAGCAGGAGGCATTCCTGATCTTGTGACATTAACTGCTATGGTATTAGGTACGATTTTTATGCGTGCAGCAGGTTGTGCAATTAATGATTTTGCAGATCGTAAGGTGGATGCGCATGTAGAGCGTACCAAAAACAGACCCTTAGCCACAGGAGTGATTTCAGCCAAAGAAGCGATTTGGGTTTTTATTGCCTTGGTGGCTGCAAGTGCGTGTACATTATTTTTCTTACCGATTGCGACTTTCTATTGTGCATTGGCAGCTTTGGTCTTGGCATTTATTTACCCATTTATGAAACGCTATACCCATTTACCACAAGTGGTTTTAGGCATGGCATTTTCATGGGGGATTCCAATGTCTTTTACCGCGATGGGTAAGCCTTTGGATTGGACATGTTGGTTGCTTTATTTTGGTAATTTGGCTTGGACAGTGGCTTATGATACACAATATGCCATCACTGACCGTGAATATGATTTGAAAATTGGTGTGAAGTCGACAGCCATTTTATTTGGCAAATATGACATTGAAATTATTTCCTTATTACAAGCAACAGCGGTGATTTTGATTGGTGCAAGTTTATATTTGGAAAATCTATTATTTCCTTATGGTTTAATTGCCTTGTTGGTGGTGGTTGCAGACTTTATTTATCAATGGACAAAGACCAATGATCGTGATCCGCAACGTTGTTTTTGGGCATTCCGACATAATCGTTGGGTTGGGCTGATTATCTTTGTAGGTATATTTATCGCTTTATATTTTAAAAATTAA
- a CDS encoding alpha/beta hydrolase family protein codes for MQHVLKKSLIALSCTSVLFFAGCNDDDDDFNFIVDSKTKTFKVDNDVANVANKHDIFTYTMPSVLNKDIDATTLVFTPKGTAPTGGWPVVVWAHGTTGAADQCAPSANELDGLEKDLIMALLQKGYAVVAPDYEGLGNKKVAHPYLNLQSAAKSILFALDQANKHYGNLSKNWSVIGWSQGGHAALAAAEYSKALPNYNFKGTVAIAPASYLGETLDLGMQVANQYALAGDAVQATKIGATLYTYAAIVSSGIKAGSTTFKYNQAFIDAKVPLAEQAESLCSPELAVKFGEDIQKTLQSNGGNFSKYQALQKDFKTDPDVANYLADNTPAKVKLEKPVYIYQGKADTTVPYLITEQLVANMTAKKTDVKLQLLEGKTHSTAVSDNIPLLANTVDALMKQ; via the coding sequence ATGCAACACGTACTTAAAAAATCACTGATTGCGTTGAGCTGTACTTCGGTTCTCTTTTTTGCGGGGTGTAATGATGATGACGATGACTTTAATTTTATCGTAGACTCAAAGACTAAAACATTTAAAGTTGATAACGATGTTGCCAATGTGGCAAATAAGCATGATATTTTTACATACACTATGCCAAGTGTGTTAAATAAAGATATTGATGCAACAACTTTAGTTTTTACACCGAAAGGTACAGCGCCAACAGGTGGGTGGCCTGTGGTGGTGTGGGCACATGGCACAACAGGGGCAGCTGATCAATGTGCTCCATCTGCAAATGAATTGGATGGTTTAGAAAAAGATTTGATCATGGCGCTACTGCAAAAAGGCTATGCAGTTGTTGCACCAGACTATGAAGGTTTAGGTAATAAGAAAGTTGCTCATCCTTATCTGAATTTACAAAGTGCTGCAAAATCAATTCTATTTGCTTTGGATCAAGCCAATAAACATTATGGTAATTTGTCTAAAAATTGGAGTGTCATTGGTTGGTCACAAGGTGGGCATGCTGCTTTAGCTGCGGCTGAATATAGTAAAGCGTTACCAAATTATAATTTTAAAGGCACAGTGGCGATTGCACCAGCATCCTATTTAGGTGAAACACTTGATTTGGGTATGCAAGTTGCAAATCAGTATGCACTTGCAGGTGACGCTGTACAAGCGACAAAAATTGGTGCAACTTTATATACCTATGCTGCAATTGTTAGCTCGGGAATCAAAGCGGGATCAACAACCTTTAAATATAATCAAGCTTTTATTGATGCAAAAGTACCTTTGGCAGAACAAGCGGAAAGTTTGTGTTCACCTGAGTTAGCCGTTAAATTTGGTGAGGATATTCAAAAAACTTTACAGTCGAATGGTGGTAACTTTAGTAAATATCAAGCATTACAAAAGGACTTTAAAACAGATCCAGATGTTGCAAATTATTTAGCAGATAATACGCCTGCTAAAGTGAAGCTTGAAAAGCCTGTGTATATTTATCAAGGTAAAGCGGATACCACAGTACCATATCTCATTACAGAACAATTGGTTGCAAATATGACGGCGAAAAAAACCGATGTTAAATTGCAGCTTTTAGAAGGAAAAACGCATAGTACAGCGGTATCTGACAATATTCCGTTATTGGCAAATACTGTAGATGCATTGATGAAACAATAA